The following are encoded together in the Acanthochromis polyacanthus isolate Apoly-LR-REF ecotype Palm Island chromosome 14, KAUST_Apoly_ChrSc, whole genome shotgun sequence genome:
- the LOC110954805 gene encoding E3 ubiquitin-protein ligase TRIM39-like has translation MATAGSVLSKEQLLCPICLDLFNQPVTTPCGHNFCRDCIQRYWQNANLAQCPMCKHKLFMRPDLKVNTFISEVASQFKELAERRYENEIKTVDGSTGHEGEVSCDVCVGKRVKALKSCLECLASFCETHLEPHLVLGTFKKHRLISPMMNMQDRVCRKHEKLLDLFCTTDQTYVCQLCIKKDHKAHRTVRIEDESRDRRAQIRNMNEEVETMIHCRQTKIGEINQTVQLSRRNTEREIEESRQIFNKLLQFVQRGQEEVLQVISAKQKQVESRARGIIMELEQEIDELRHRSTEMSQFSHTEDDLYVLQRFPDFSTIPATKDWSDTRMESAEYVGTLRRAVRRVSCQLEETVKAEVKRLCETEFQRAQRCAVEVTLDPDTAHPKLVLSENKKQVYHSDVALNLPDNPERFYPGVSVLGKEGFSSGRFYYEVQVKGKTEWDIGVGLESVNRKGGSILNPENGYWTLGMRKDGSYWALNSPPVCVPLVEKPERVGVYVDLGWGQVSFYNVDSHSHIYTFTGCSFSERLFPYFNPRRNHNGVNSAPLIISPVDIENGSLSAA, from the coding sequence ATGGCGACTGCTGGCAGTGTGCTGTCTAAGGAGCAACTTCTTTGCCCCATCTGTCTGGATTTGTTCAACCAGCCAGTCACTACTCCTTGTGGCCACAACTTCTGCAGGGACTGCATACAAAGATACTGGCAGAACGCTAATCTGGCCCAGTGCCCCATGTGTAAGCACAAGCTGTTCATGAGGCCTGACCTCAAAGTAAACACATTCATATCGGAGGTGGCATCTCAGTTCAAGGAGTTGGCAGAGAGGAGATACGAAAATGAAATCAAAACCGTGGATGGATCAACAGGCCACGAAGGAGAGGTTTCatgtgatgtgtgtgttggAAAAAGGGTCAAGGCTCTCAAGTCCTGTCTGGAATGTTTGGCCTCATTCTGCGAGACTCACCTGGAGCCCCATCTTGTCCTTGGCACCTTTAAGAAACACCGCTTGATTAGCCCCATGATGAACATGCAAGACAGAGTGTGTAGGAAGCACGAGAAACTGCTGGACCTGTTCTGTACCACGGATCAGACGTATGTGTGCCAGCTGTGCATTAAGAAAGACCACAAGGCTCATCGCACTGTTCGTATAGAGGACGAGAGCAGAGACAGGAGAGCTCAAATAAGAAACATGAATGAAGAAGTGGAAACAATGATCCACTGCAGACAGACGAAAATCGGCGAAATCAACCAAACTGTTCAACTCAGCagaagaaacacagaaagagagatCGAAGAGAGTCGGCAAATCTTCAACAAACTGCTCCAGTTTGTCCAGAGGGGCCAAGAGGAGGTGCTTCAGGTGATCAGTGCAAAGCAGAAGCAAGTGGAGAGCAGGGCAAGAGGGATTATCatggagctggagcaggagatcGATGAGCTGAGGCACAGGAGCACCGAAATGAGCCAGTTCTCCCACACCGAAGACGATCTTTACGTCCTCCAGCGCTTTCCGGATTTCTCCACAATTCCAGCCACCAAAGATTGGTCTGACACCCGCATGGAAAGCGCTGAATACGTGGGCACACTGAGGAGGGCGGTCAGGAGAGTCTCCTGTCAGTTGGAGGAGACAGTAAAGGCTGAGGTGAAAAGGCTTTGTGAGACTGAATTTCAACGGGCTCAGCGGTGTGCCGTGGAAGTGACGTTGGATCCTGACACAGCTCATCCCAAGCTGGTGCTTTCTGAGAACAAGAAACAGGTTTATCACAGTGATGTAGCCCTCAATCTCCCTGACAACCCAGAGAGATTTTACCCCGGTGTTAGCGTTTTGGGAAAGGAGGGTTTCTCCTCTGGCAGGTTCTACTATGAGGTCCAAGTGAAAGGGAAAACTGAGTGGGATATCGGAGTTGGACTTGAATCTGTCAACAGAAAAGGAGGGAGTATACTAAACCCAGAAAACGGCTACTGGACTCTGGGGATGAGGAAAGACGGGAGCTACTGGGCGCTCAACAGCCCTCCTGTTTGCGTGCCGCTGGTCGAGAAGCCCGAGAGGGTCGGGGTGTACGTGGATCTGGGGTGGGGGCAGGTTTCTTTTTACAACGTGGACTCT